Proteins encoded within one genomic window of Variovorax sp. OAS795:
- a CDS encoding EI24 domain-containing protein: MRLLLDSFWRAVAYCMLPRVIVLSLLPLGLMVLLAAGFGYFFWDATVAWTREALDAWPLLSSFWGWIGRLFSGDATAVLAPLVVVVAATPAIVVVSLLIVAGLMAPPLTALVALRRFPALERKKGASFFGSVARSLAVTVLALVALVVSMPLWLIPPLVLVLPPLIWGWLTYRVMSFDALAEHASPEERATILRTHRLPLLCIGVLCGYLGAAPSIVWASGLLFAAAFFVLVPLAIWIYTLVFAFSALWFGHYCLDALAQLRAQRGASAAATEGTPALEADQAVLSQWKSP; the protein is encoded by the coding sequence ATGCGCCTGCTCCTCGACTCTTTCTGGCGCGCGGTCGCCTATTGCATGCTGCCGCGCGTGATCGTGCTGTCGCTGCTGCCCCTGGGCCTGATGGTGTTGCTGGCCGCAGGATTCGGCTATTTCTTCTGGGACGCCACCGTGGCCTGGACGCGCGAGGCGCTCGATGCCTGGCCCTTGCTGTCGAGCTTCTGGGGCTGGATCGGCCGCCTGTTCTCGGGCGACGCCACAGCCGTGCTCGCGCCGCTGGTGGTCGTGGTCGCCGCCACGCCGGCCATCGTCGTCGTCTCGCTCTTGATCGTGGCCGGCCTCATGGCGCCCCCGCTCACGGCCCTGGTGGCGCTGCGCCGCTTTCCTGCGCTCGAACGCAAGAAGGGCGCTTCTTTCTTCGGCAGCGTGGCGCGCTCTCTCGCCGTGACCGTGCTCGCGCTGGTGGCGCTGGTGGTCTCGATGCCGCTGTGGCTCATTCCGCCGCTGGTGCTGGTGCTCCCGCCGCTGATCTGGGGCTGGCTCACCTACCGCGTGATGAGCTTCGATGCGCTGGCCGAACATGCAAGCCCCGAAGAACGGGCCACCATCCTGCGAACCCACCGGCTGCCGCTCCTGTGCATCGGCGTGCTGTGCGGCTACCTGGGCGCCGCGCCCAGCATCGTCTGGGCATCGGGCCTTTTGTTTGCCGCCGCCTTCTTCGTGCTGGTGCCGCTCGCCATCTGGATCTACACGCTGGTGTTTGCTTTCTCCGCACTCTGGTTCGGCCACTACTGCCTCGATGCCCTGGCGCAGTTGCGTGCACAGCGTGGCGCCTCTGCCGCGGCAACCGAAGGCACACCCGCCCTCGAGGCCGACCAGGCCGTTCTTTCTCAGTGGAAATCCCCATGA
- a CDS encoding SOS response-associated peptidase family protein has protein sequence MCNRYISPDEYEIESFWHVRQNSPPGWVKAVYPRTQGPFIRRAKDVTGYERELVTGQWGLIPWFAKQPKLKYPTNNARSEELEVKVSYKDPWKRGQRCIIPAAAFDEPNWETGMNVWWQFRRADGAPWGLAGLWNTWTDKATGEIHESYTMLTINADAHPLMSRMHKPDPKLAPDKQDKRSVIPLEAHEFDAWLAGTVEQAKTLLNLTPVEVFDARPIPA, from the coding sequence ATGTGCAACCGCTACATCTCCCCGGATGAGTACGAGATCGAAAGCTTCTGGCATGTCCGCCAGAACAGCCCGCCGGGCTGGGTGAAGGCGGTCTACCCCCGCACGCAGGGGCCGTTCATCCGCCGGGCCAAGGACGTGACGGGCTATGAACGGGAACTGGTCACGGGGCAGTGGGGCCTCATCCCGTGGTTCGCCAAACAGCCGAAGCTGAAGTACCCGACCAACAACGCGCGCAGCGAAGAGCTCGAGGTGAAGGTCAGCTACAAGGACCCATGGAAGCGGGGACAGCGCTGCATCATTCCGGCCGCGGCATTCGACGAGCCGAACTGGGAAACGGGAATGAACGTCTGGTGGCAGTTCAGGCGCGCGGACGGGGCGCCCTGGGGCCTCGCGGGGCTGTGGAACACATGGACCGACAAGGCCACGGGCGAGATCCACGAGAGCTACACGATGCTCACGATCAACGCTGATGCGCACCCACTGATGAGCCGCATGCACAAGCCCGATCCGAAGCTGGCGCCCGACAAGCAGGACAAGCGGTCGGTGATCCCGCTCGAAGCGCACGAGTTCGACGCTTGGCTGGCCGGCACTGTCGAACAGGCAAAGACGCTCCTGAACCTCACCCCGGTCGAGGTGTTCGACGCCCGTCCCATCCCGGCCTAG
- a CDS encoding RNA ligase family protein → MLLDERPFDLDQPGWIYELKMDGYRVLAEFDGSVQLRTRNGIDATTWFPEVTHDLTKLRNGHCVVDGEVCVLDEIGRSDFNQLQDRARRRGRYPGAPTVVYCIFDLLVHRGVDITQQPLLKRKAALAKILKHPRPSLMYVGHFESGAAQLFKDAVIPLKLEGLVAKRADSVYLPGVRSRDWVKVKRKGAIPAERFKR, encoded by the coding sequence ATGTTGCTCGACGAGAGGCCGTTCGACCTGGATCAGCCCGGCTGGATCTACGAGCTGAAAATGGACGGCTACCGTGTGCTGGCCGAGTTCGACGGCTCGGTGCAGCTGCGCACCCGCAACGGCATCGACGCCACGACTTGGTTCCCTGAGGTCACGCACGATCTGACCAAATTGAGGAACGGGCACTGCGTGGTGGACGGGGAGGTCTGTGTGCTCGACGAGATCGGCCGAAGTGACTTCAACCAGCTGCAAGACCGGGCACGCCGGCGCGGCCGGTATCCCGGGGCCCCCACGGTCGTCTACTGCATCTTCGATCTGCTGGTGCACCGCGGCGTGGACATCACCCAGCAGCCGCTGCTCAAGCGCAAGGCCGCGCTGGCGAAGATCCTCAAGCATCCACGACCCTCTCTCATGTACGTCGGCCATTTCGAGAGCGGCGCCGCCCAGCTGTTCAAAGACGCCGTGATCCCGCTGAAGCTGGAAGGGCTCGTGGCGAAGAGAGCCGACAGCGTCTATCTGCCTGGCGTCCGCTCAAGGGACTGGGTGAAGGTGAAGCGGAAGGGCGCGATACCGGCTGAGCGGTTCAAGCGTTGA
- a CDS encoding helix-turn-helix transcriptional regulator translates to MNNSRSALVSNASIDTEEDMFADLPPLDPFVVKKDQIAAHLAALLSHSGKTRTEVAEALGWKKSRVTSVLSGKSNLTVRTIWDFCSSLSFDFDVVFRSAWQPVASQPWQQHSKAEASLLSAITAGFPVVSFEEHTPEKIAADVKSGTNYDTYMTISFSADANRTSDEIANRSLLLDLVPHNISASDYYFLDKIKPELDIVPPNR, encoded by the coding sequence ATGAACAATTCCAGATCCGCCCTCGTTTCGAACGCTAGCATCGATACGGAAGAAGATATGTTTGCAGATCTTCCTCCACTCGATCCATTCGTCGTAAAAAAAGACCAGATCGCAGCTCACTTAGCGGCGCTCCTGTCCCATTCTGGGAAAACCCGCACCGAAGTTGCAGAAGCACTTGGCTGGAAGAAAAGCAGAGTTACTAGCGTTCTTTCTGGGAAGAGTAATCTCACCGTTAGGACTATCTGGGATTTTTGTTCCTCATTATCATTTGATTTTGATGTGGTTTTCCGCAGCGCTTGGCAACCAGTTGCTTCGCAGCCTTGGCAGCAACACTCCAAGGCCGAAGCTTCTCTTTTGTCCGCGATAACCGCCGGGTTCCCAGTCGTTTCCTTTGAGGAACATACGCCCGAAAAGATTGCCGCCGACGTAAAAAGTGGTACTAACTATGATACTTACATGACCATCTCGTTCAGTGCCGATGCAAATAGAACCTCGGACGAGATTGCCAATCGCTCTCTTCTTCTTGATCTCGTACCGCATAACATTTCGGCGTCTGATTATTATTTTTTGGACAAGATTAAGCCTGAACTTGACATAGTCCCACCTAACAGATAG
- a CDS encoding class I SAM-dependent methyltransferase, whose product MPDSLTSTLTSYYDAVPYESHPFPQTAVEHLEAIAYLFGLQAPPPASARVLELGCASGGNLIPFAARHPQASALGLDLSKVQVAQGAGAISRAALANVALRVFDLAQVDASFGQFDYIVCHGVYSWVPGPVQDAILRICCENLAPDGVAYVSYNVYPGWKAREIVRDAMILRGGPRDTPEEKLSYARGMLEFLEQSARPDSVLKKTLDETMPIVRRSSSDYLLHEFLEPCNAPCYFKEFAARAEARGLAYLGDAEPSSMFVQNYGDKVREPLLRECGGSQVLMEQYLDFLVNRIFRQTLLVKQGRGGDIRFRLDPVRVRGLEYAGLFSPADGGALTLDAREQPCKALRNITVTLRLPVHKALAQALDNRYPATASPEALIAAVTGATGEPRATVEPLVMSMLEELLILGAVRIRRTPVHVAAEVSAWPVALPSVRTAPGIALSAGNSASACNQWHESVALTALERSLLPLLDGAHSHDALADHLVNEVRAERLRFVHGDQPLADAPALKQFALKQVALGLQDLWRKALLVA is encoded by the coding sequence GTGCCCGATTCGCTGACTTCCACGCTCACGAGCTACTACGACGCGGTGCCCTATGAATCGCACCCGTTCCCGCAAACCGCGGTCGAGCACCTGGAAGCCATCGCCTACCTGTTCGGTTTGCAGGCGCCGCCGCCGGCCTCTGCGCGCGTGCTGGAGCTCGGGTGCGCGTCCGGTGGCAACCTGATTCCTTTCGCGGCGCGGCATCCGCAGGCGAGCGCGCTGGGACTCGACCTCTCGAAGGTCCAGGTGGCGCAGGGCGCCGGAGCCATCTCGCGCGCCGCACTGGCGAACGTGGCGCTGCGGGTGTTCGACCTCGCGCAGGTCGATGCATCCTTCGGCCAGTTCGACTACATCGTCTGCCACGGCGTCTACAGCTGGGTGCCGGGCCCGGTGCAGGATGCGATCCTTCGCATCTGCTGCGAGAACCTGGCGCCCGACGGCGTGGCCTATGTCAGCTACAACGTTTACCCGGGCTGGAAGGCCAGGGAGATCGTGCGCGACGCGATGATCCTGCGCGGCGGGCCGCGCGACACGCCGGAAGAAAAATTGTCCTATGCGCGCGGCATGCTCGAATTTCTCGAGCAATCGGCCCGTCCGGACAGCGTCCTCAAGAAGACGCTCGACGAAACCATGCCGATCGTGCGCCGCTCCAGCAGCGACTACCTCCTGCACGAGTTCCTCGAGCCCTGCAATGCGCCTTGCTATTTCAAGGAGTTTGCCGCCCGCGCCGAGGCACGCGGACTGGCCTACCTCGGGGACGCCGAACCCTCGTCCATGTTCGTGCAGAACTACGGCGACAAGGTTCGCGAGCCGCTGCTGCGCGAGTGCGGCGGCAGCCAGGTCCTGATGGAGCAGTACCTCGACTTCCTGGTCAATCGCATCTTTCGCCAGACCTTGCTGGTGAAGCAGGGCCGTGGCGGCGACATCCGTTTTCGCCTCGACCCGGTGCGCGTTCGCGGTCTCGAATATGCCGGCCTGTTCTCGCCCGCGGACGGCGGCGCGCTGACGCTCGATGCGCGCGAGCAGCCGTGCAAGGCACTGCGCAACATCACGGTGACGCTGCGCCTGCCGGTGCACAAGGCCCTGGCGCAGGCGCTCGATAACCGCTATCCGGCCACTGCGTCGCCCGAAGCGCTGATTGCCGCGGTGACCGGCGCCACTGGCGAGCCGCGCGCCACGGTCGAGCCGCTCGTCATGTCGATGCTCGAAGAGCTGCTGATCCTTGGCGCCGTGCGTATCCGCCGCACACCGGTGCACGTCGCCGCCGAAGTGTCGGCGTGGCCCGTCGCGCTGCCGTCGGTGCGAACCGCCCCGGGCATCGCGTTGTCCGCCGGGAATTCGGCCAGCGCCTGCAACCAGTGGCACGAGTCCGTCGCACTCACCGCGCTCGAGCGCAGCCTGTTGCCGCTGCTCGATGGCGCGCATTCCCATGATGCGCTGGCCGACCACCTCGTCAACGAGGTGCGTGCCGAGCGCCTGCGATTCGTCCACGGCGACCAGCCGCTCGCCGACGCTCCGGCGTTGAAGCAATTCGCGCTCAAACAAGTGGCACTCGGCTTGCAGGACTTGTGGCGCAAGGCCCTGCTCGTTGCCTGA
- the ggt gene encoding gamma-glutamyltransferase — protein MQQFNWTPSLRAAVAAALALAGASASNAASQAPVAAEHGMVVSAQHLATKVGVDVLKRGGNAVDAAVAVGYALAVVYPAAGNLGGGGFMTVQLADGRKTFLDFREKAPLAATANMYLDKDGNVIKGLSTNGHLAVGVPGSVSGMEYAREKYGTMKRADLIAPSIQLADKGFALEQGDIDMLRTATNDFKKDPVSGAIFLNKGEPFAVGQKLVQKDLAKTLRAVSAKGVDGFYKGWVGQAIVASSQAGKGIITQADLDQYKTRELAPVECDYRGYRVVSAPPPSSGGVIICEMLNILEGYPLKDLGFRSAESVHYQIEAMRHAYVDRNSYLGDPDFVKNPLERLLDKGYAEKIRAAIDPRKAGVSKDIKPGVAPHEGSNTTHYSITDQWGNAVAVTYTLNDWFGAKVTADKTGVLLNNEMDDFTAKIGVPNMYGLVQGEANAIAPGKRPLSSMSPTIVSKDGKPVFVVGTPGGSRIITAVLHTILNVVDYGMNVQEAVDAPRFHQQWLPDVTNVETFALSPDTRKMLTDMGHNLGVPQPANHMAAIIVGAPSLGGKPVGANRFYGANDPRRNTGLAAGY, from the coding sequence ATGCAGCAATTCAACTGGACTCCAAGCTTGCGCGCCGCGGTAGCGGCCGCACTCGCATTGGCGGGCGCAAGCGCTTCCAACGCCGCCTCGCAGGCGCCGGTCGCGGCCGAGCACGGCATGGTCGTGAGCGCCCAGCACCTGGCCACGAAGGTCGGTGTCGACGTGCTCAAGCGCGGCGGCAACGCGGTCGATGCGGCAGTGGCCGTGGGCTACGCACTGGCGGTGGTGTACCCGGCTGCGGGCAATCTCGGCGGCGGCGGCTTCATGACCGTGCAGCTGGCCGATGGCCGCAAGACCTTTCTCGATTTCCGCGAGAAGGCGCCCCTGGCCGCGACCGCCAACATGTACCTCGACAAGGACGGCAACGTCATCAAGGGGCTGAGCACCAACGGACACCTGGCGGTGGGCGTGCCCGGTTCCGTCTCGGGCATGGAGTACGCGCGCGAGAAATACGGCACCATGAAGCGCGCCGACCTGATCGCCCCGTCGATCCAGCTGGCCGACAAGGGCTTTGCGCTGGAGCAGGGCGACATCGACATGCTGCGCACCGCCACCAACGACTTCAAGAAAGACCCCGTCTCCGGCGCCATCTTCCTGAACAAGGGCGAGCCCTTCGCGGTCGGACAGAAGCTGGTGCAGAAAGACCTCGCCAAGACGCTGCGCGCCGTCAGCGCCAAGGGGGTCGACGGCTTCTACAAGGGCTGGGTCGGGCAGGCCATCGTGGCATCGAGCCAGGCCGGCAAGGGCATCATCACGCAGGCCGACCTGGACCAATACAAGACGCGCGAGCTGGCGCCGGTCGAATGCGACTACCGCGGCTACCGTGTGGTGTCGGCGCCGCCGCCGAGCTCGGGCGGCGTGATCATCTGCGAAATGCTCAACATCCTCGAGGGCTATCCGCTCAAGGACCTGGGCTTCCGCTCGGCCGAGTCGGTGCACTACCAGATCGAGGCCATGCGCCACGCATACGTCGACCGCAACAGCTACCTGGGCGACCCCGACTTCGTGAAGAACCCGCTCGAGCGCCTGCTCGACAAGGGCTACGCCGAGAAGATCCGCGCCGCCATCGATCCCAGGAAGGCCGGCGTCTCCAAGGACATCAAGCCCGGTGTCGCGCCGCACGAAGGCAGCAACACGACCCACTACTCCATCACCGACCAGTGGGGCAATGCAGTGGCGGTGACCTACACGCTCAACGACTGGTTCGGCGCCAAGGTCACGGCCGACAAGACCGGCGTGTTGCTGAACAACGAAATGGACGACTTCACCGCCAAGATCGGCGTGCCGAACATGTACGGCCTGGTGCAGGGCGAAGCCAACGCCATCGCCCCGGGCAAGCGTCCGCTGAGCTCGATGAGTCCGACCATCGTGTCGAAGGACGGCAAGCCGGTGTTCGTGGTCGGCACGCCGGGCGGCAGCCGCATCATCACGGCGGTGCTGCACACCATCCTGAACGTGGTCGACTACGGCATGAACGTGCAGGAAGCCGTCGATGCGCCGCGCTTCCACCAGCAATGGCTGCCCGACGTGACCAACGTCGAAACCTTTGCGCTGAGCCCCGACACCCGCAAGATGCTGACCGACATGGGCCACAACCTCGGCGTGCCGCAGCCGGCCAACCACATGGCGGCGATCATCGTCGGTGCGCCGTCGCTGGGCGGAAAGCCCGTGGGCGCCAACCGTTTCTACGGCGCGAACGACCCGCGACGCAACACCGGCCTGGCCGCGGGGTACTGA
- a CDS encoding sterol desaturase family protein, whose translation MIDWLTDAFSALQAWFFEMVIQPLVYAVGLGGWTEDAFDATGWLLVGLIQVVVLLAVIGPLQRWRAVEPVTDRRAIRIDILYTLIHRLGLFRLAMFFTLEPLFDEAIGSLRTAGWGTFHLDEAWPGVTDVPWVAFAIYLVVLDFVGYWIHRGQHRFNWWWGLHSLHHSQRQMTMWSDDRNHLLDDIVHDTLIVIVAQLIGVAPGQFIAFVAFTQLSESLQHANLKLGFGAIGERLWISPRFHRLHHSIGLGHESHGANTLGGHNFGVLLPWWDMLFRTANFEERYDPTGIRDQVEPGADGRVRDYGSGFWTQQWLGLKRMVGRG comes from the coding sequence GTGATCGATTGGTTGACGGACGCGTTCTCCGCGCTTCAGGCCTGGTTCTTCGAGATGGTGATCCAGCCGCTGGTCTATGCGGTCGGCCTTGGCGGGTGGACCGAAGACGCCTTCGATGCCACCGGCTGGCTGCTGGTCGGGCTGATCCAGGTGGTGGTGCTGCTTGCGGTCATCGGTCCGCTGCAGCGCTGGCGCGCCGTCGAGCCGGTCACCGACCGCCGCGCCATCCGCATCGACATTCTCTATACGCTGATCCATCGCCTCGGCTTGTTCCGCCTGGCGATGTTCTTCACGCTCGAGCCCTTGTTCGACGAGGCCATCGGGAGCCTGCGCACTGCGGGCTGGGGCACCTTCCATCTCGACGAGGCTTGGCCCGGCGTGACCGACGTGCCGTGGGTCGCGTTTGCGATCTACCTCGTGGTGCTCGACTTCGTCGGCTACTGGATCCACCGCGGCCAGCACCGGTTCAACTGGTGGTGGGGACTGCATTCGCTGCACCATTCGCAGCGCCAGATGACCATGTGGAGCGACGATCGCAACCACCTGCTGGACGACATCGTGCACGACACCCTGATCGTCATCGTGGCGCAGCTGATCGGCGTGGCACCGGGCCAGTTCATTGCCTTCGTGGCCTTCACGCAGCTCAGCGAAAGCCTCCAGCATGCCAACCTGAAGCTCGGCTTCGGCGCCATCGGCGAGCGGCTGTGGATCAGCCCGCGTTTCCACAGGCTGCACCACAGCATCGGCCTCGGCCATGAATCGCACGGCGCAAACACACTGGGCGGGCACAACTTCGGCGTGCTGCTGCCGTGGTGGGACATGCTCTTTCGGACCGCCAACTTCGAGGAGCGCTACGACCCGACCGGCATCCGCGACCAGGTCGAGCCCGGTGCCGATGGCAGGGTGCGCGACTACGGCAGCGGCTTCTGGACCCAGCAGTGGCTCGGCCTGAAGCGGATGGTTGGCCGCGGCTGA
- a CDS encoding 16S rRNA pseudouridine(516) synthase — MHLQDILYSQGFGTRRVCAGLIQQGHVAIAGKTADDPFADLDPEGLLFTVQGTEWAYHEKAYLMLHKPAGTECSQKPSTYPSIYTLLPSPLRLRPNKGAVQGVQAIGRLDQDTTGLLLLTDDGQFIHKMGSPKHHVPKVYEVTAKHPIDEAQVARLLAGVVLDDDPKPVRAAACESDSPLQLRLTLTEGKYHQVKRMLAAVGNRVEGLHRSRIGQLVLPPDLAPGQWRWLSAEQVAALREKTPG, encoded by the coding sequence ATGCACCTTCAAGACATTCTTTATTCCCAGGGTTTTGGCACGCGGCGCGTGTGCGCGGGCCTGATCCAGCAAGGCCACGTGGCCATCGCCGGCAAGACCGCGGACGATCCGTTCGCCGACCTCGATCCCGAAGGCCTGCTGTTCACGGTCCAGGGCACCGAGTGGGCGTACCACGAGAAGGCCTACCTGATGCTGCACAAGCCGGCCGGTACCGAGTGCTCGCAGAAGCCCTCGACCTACCCGAGCATCTATACGCTCCTGCCTTCTCCGCTGCGGCTGCGGCCCAACAAGGGCGCAGTGCAGGGCGTGCAGGCCATTGGGCGGCTCGACCAGGACACGACCGGGCTCTTGCTGCTGACCGACGATGGCCAGTTCATCCACAAGATGGGCTCCCCCAAGCACCATGTGCCCAAGGTGTACGAGGTCACGGCCAAGCATCCGATCGACGAAGCCCAGGTCGCCAGGCTGCTGGCCGGCGTGGTGCTCGACGACGATCCCAAGCCCGTTCGTGCGGCCGCCTGCGAGTCGGACAGCCCGCTGCAGCTGCGGCTCACGCTCACCGAAGGCAAATACCACCAGGTCAAGCGCATGCTGGCGGCCGTCGGCAATCGGGTCGAAGGCCTGCACCGCTCGCGCATCGGGCAACTGGTGCTGCCCCCGGACCTTGCGCCCGGCCAGTGGCGTTGGCTCAGCGCCGAACAGGTTGCGGCGCTGCGTGAAAAAACACCGGGATAG
- a CDS encoding YncE family protein, with product MRFLARPNGRLAAFFFSCLTVWAAQAAGAAPAEPPPIFVLNSLDASVSVINPADWSEKQRIATGKEPHHIYMTPDEKSVIVANSAGDSLTFLNPRTAEVQRVVYGIIDPYQLQFSRDMKWFVTAGNRLNHVDVYRWDGKDLKLAKRIATGKTPSHIWIDGTSTIAYVTMQDSDELIAVDLATQTVRWRMATGPMPADIFGVHGDKTLLVGLTGSDGVQVFDVAGAEPKLVGKIPTGKGAHAFRSAGDGKSVFVSNRVANTISRIDLATLKVSATYAVPGGPDCMDVSADGKTLYVTSRWAKKLSVVDLATQKVVRQVNVGRSPHGVWTLDHAKRI from the coding sequence TTGCGATTCCTTGCCCGACCGAACGGCCGCCTGGCGGCCTTCTTTTTTTCCTGCCTGACGGTCTGGGCGGCCCAAGCCGCCGGCGCAGCGCCTGCGGAACCCCCGCCGATCTTCGTGCTCAACTCGCTGGATGCCAGCGTCAGCGTGATCAATCCGGCCGACTGGTCCGAGAAGCAACGCATCGCCACCGGCAAGGAGCCGCACCACATCTACATGACGCCGGACGAAAAGTCGGTCATCGTGGCCAACTCGGCGGGCGATTCCCTGACCTTCCTCAACCCCCGCACGGCCGAAGTGCAGCGCGTGGTCTACGGCATCATCGATCCCTACCAGCTGCAGTTCTCGCGCGACATGAAGTGGTTCGTCACGGCCGGCAACCGGCTCAACCACGTCGACGTCTACCGCTGGGATGGCAAGGACCTGAAGCTTGCCAAGCGCATTGCCACCGGCAAGACGCCCAGCCACATCTGGATCGACGGCACCAGCACCATCGCCTACGTGACCATGCAGGACAGCGACGAGCTCATTGCGGTCGACCTGGCCACGCAGACCGTTCGCTGGCGCATGGCCACGGGCCCCATGCCGGCTGACATCTTCGGCGTGCACGGCGACAAGACCCTGCTCGTCGGCCTCACGGGCAGCGACGGCGTGCAGGTGTTCGACGTGGCGGGCGCCGAGCCCAAGCTGGTCGGCAAGATCCCGACCGGCAAGGGCGCGCACGCCTTCCGTTCGGCCGGCGACGGCAAGAGCGTCTTCGTGAGCAATCGGGTGGCCAACACCATCAGCCGGATCGACCTGGCGACGCTCAAGGTGAGCGCAACGTATGCCGTGCCCGGCGGGCCCGACTGCATGGACGTGTCGGCCGACGGCAAGACCCTCTACGTCACCTCGCGCTGGGCCAAGAAGCTCAGCGTGGTCGACCTGGCGACCCAGAAGGTCGTGCGCCAGGTCAACGTCGGGCGTTCGCCGCACGGCGTCTGGACGCTGGACCATGCGAAAAGAATCTGA
- a CDS encoding lysozyme — MNPTLRNRLLAAGGAGTLAIAGVLQAWYEGEGPTVRQPSGVVLSVPYKDTGGVWTVCRGVTGPEVIPTRRYTAAECRALEEKHLAIAEAAARRYITSYDQLNKWQQAALIDWFYNLGANPATLGSTLRAKFNAGDIEGGCDELSRWVKGRVKGELVTLNGLVDRRGTGEELCLHWGSK, encoded by the coding sequence ATGAACCCGACCCTTCGCAACCGCCTGCTCGCGGCCGGCGGCGCGGGAACGTTGGCCATCGCTGGTGTGCTGCAGGCCTGGTACGAAGGCGAGGGCCCGACAGTGCGGCAGCCGAGCGGCGTGGTGCTCTCGGTGCCATACAAAGACACGGGCGGCGTGTGGACGGTCTGCCGTGGCGTGACCGGTCCCGAGGTCATCCCGACCAGGCGCTACACCGCGGCCGAATGCCGGGCGCTCGAGGAAAAGCACCTCGCCATCGCTGAGGCCGCCGCACGCCGCTACATCACCAGCTACGACCAGCTGAACAAGTGGCAGCAGGCCGCGCTGATCGACTGGTTCTACAACTTGGGCGCCAATCCCGCCACGCTCGGTTCCACCTTGCGCGCGAAGTTCAATGCCGGCGACATCGAGGGCGGATGCGACGAACTCTCGCGCTGGGTGAAGGGCAGGGTGAAAGGCGAACTCGTGACGCTGAACGGTCTCGTCGATCGCCGCGGCACTGGCGAAGAGCTGTGCCTGCACTGGGGCTCGAAGTGA
- a CDS encoding polysaccharide deacetylase family protein — protein sequence MRKESEGAGHSRLRGLSGIVLAVACAAMPAAWAQGASCEKPVYLTFDTGHMGVAPLVADVLKRQNVRVTFFAAAERTQTDGDSLDSQWAPWWKARAAEGNEFASHTYDHAYWRGDLKGVEPSFRIKPSAGALAGREFTWSAAEYCANIAKSSERLALITGKKPLPLYRAPGGKTSPRLLAAAKACGFEHVGWSPAGFLGDELPSDKFSNEKLLAQALETIRPGDILLAHLGIWSRKDPWAPANLEPLIVGLKAKGFCFETLRQHPQYRAWIASHP from the coding sequence ATGCGAAAAGAATCTGAGGGGGCGGGTCACAGCCGGCTTCGCGGGCTGTCCGGCATCGTTCTTGCGGTCGCATGCGCCGCCATGCCCGCCGCCTGGGCGCAAGGCGCCTCCTGCGAAAAACCGGTCTACCTGACCTTCGACACGGGCCACATGGGCGTCGCACCGCTGGTGGCCGATGTGCTCAAGCGCCAGAACGTCCGCGTCACCTTCTTTGCGGCCGCCGAGCGCACGCAGACCGATGGCGACAGCCTCGACAGCCAGTGGGCGCCGTGGTGGAAGGCCCGGGCGGCAGAAGGCAACGAGTTCGCCTCGCACACCTACGACCACGCATACTGGCGCGGCGACCTCAAGGGCGTCGAGCCGAGCTTCCGCATCAAGCCTTCGGCCGGCGCACTCGCGGGCCGCGAGTTCACCTGGAGCGCCGCCGAGTACTGCGCCAACATCGCCAAGTCGTCGGAGCGGCTGGCCCTCATCACCGGCAAGAAGCCGCTGCCGCTCTACCGCGCGCCGGGCGGCAAGACTTCGCCGCGGCTGCTCGCGGCAGCCAAGGCCTGCGGTTTCGAGCATGTGGGCTGGTCGCCGGCCGGCTTTCTGGGCGATGAACTGCCGAGCGATAAATTCAGCAACGAGAAGCTCCTGGCGCAGGCGCTGGAGACCATCCGCCCCGGCGACATCCTGCTTGCGCACCTGGGCATCTGGTCGCGCAAGGATCCATGGGCGCCGGCCAACCTCGAGCCGCTGATCGTCGGACTCAAGGCCAAGGGTTTCTGCTTCGAAACCCTGCGCCAGCATCCGCAATACCGCGCCTGGATCGCGTCCCACCCCTGA